TCATAGTTTTATCTATAATGATAACCGGTCCAGACACAAGTACAGAATTTCTATTTGAATTGCATTGGAAACCAAGTTCGTATTTGCTAAATTAAGCTGTGGCCCTCTACCTTTTTAATCGCAGGTTGCAAATATGATAAGGTTTCTGGTGGATAGCTACAACAAGCCTGTTCCAGCGATCTTGGAGATTCCATCTAAGGATCATCCATATGATCCGGCACATGATTCAGTTCTTTCACGGGTTAAATACCTCTTTTCTGCAGAATCAGTGGCATCTGGGAGGCGTTAAATGCCAATAGACACTTAGTCTCATTGTGTTTCTATTTCCTTCATGATTCGTTTTTTATGGCTGactaaaattattcttttccaGACAATTGGTAGTGGTTCTCGTCTCAAATTCCATGAACTACAGTATGCAACTTTTAGTTGGAGATATGCtttaatggcttttttt
The Gossypium raimondii isolate GPD5lz chromosome 8, ASM2569854v1, whole genome shotgun sequence DNA segment above includes these coding regions:
- the LOC105792287 gene encoding V-type proton ATPase subunit F isoform X2, whose amino-acid sequence is MDTVVGFLMAGVGNVDLRRKTNYLIVDSKTTVKQIEDTFKEFTTREDIAVVLISQYVANMIRFLVDSYNKPVPAILEIPSKDHPYDPAHDSVLSRVKYLFSAESVASGRR